One window of Kosmotoga arenicorallina S304 genomic DNA carries:
- a CDS encoding glycosyltransferase family 2 protein, with protein sequence MPDSAFVSVIIPARNEEKFIARCLESFLKQDYPQHLIEIVIVDGMSEDNTEKIVSKFISKHPNIKLLKNEKRITPVALNIGIKNAKGDYILFSGAHSEIPPDYVSRCVKYLEEYEADNVGGVVITKPRENTTKGKVIVELLSHPFGVGGSKFRTGVNKPTNVDTVPFGCYRREAFEKIGLFNEHLIRNQDIELNLRLKRAGGKIMLFPDISLTYYARSTFKELWKNNFGNGFWVVYADKFSKLPFSLRHLVPFFFVLFLSIGSILSFFSFYTREVFLAILSLYMILDFVFSLSIAKKLKSLKAFFLSFFGFLSLHVSYGLGSVVGFLFVLFSGGKKR encoded by the coding sequence ATGCCAGATTCAGCATTTGTCTCTGTGATTATACCCGCTCGAAACGAAGAAAAATTTATTGCCAGATGTTTGGAAAGCTTTTTGAAGCAGGACTATCCTCAACATTTGATTGAAATTGTTATAGTGGATGGAATGAGCGAGGATAACACAGAGAAAATCGTTTCTAAGTTTATATCAAAACATCCTAATATAAAATTGCTCAAAAACGAAAAGAGGATAACGCCAGTGGCGTTGAATATCGGCATCAAGAATGCCAAAGGTGATTATATATTGTTCTCCGGCGCGCATAGCGAAATACCACCAGATTATGTATCCAGATGTGTGAAGTACCTAGAAGAGTATGAAGCAGATAATGTTGGCGGGGTTGTCATTACCAAGCCCCGTGAAAACACTACAAAAGGCAAAGTTATAGTAGAATTGCTTTCGCATCCTTTTGGGGTTGGTGGGTCAAAATTCCGTACTGGTGTAAATAAACCGACAAATGTTGATACAGTTCCCTTTGGCTGCTATCGTAGGGAGGCATTCGAAAAAATAGGTCTTTTTAATGAACATCTAATTAGAAATCAGGATATAGAGCTAAATTTAAGACTGAAACGAGCAGGTGGCAAAATTATGCTTTTTCCTGACATATCACTGACATATTATGCTCGTTCAACCTTTAAGGAATTGTGGAAAAACAATTTTGGAAATGGTTTTTGGGTAGTTTATGCGGATAAATTCTCCAAACTGCCTTTTTCTTTAAGACATTTGGTTCCCTTTTTCTTTGTTTTGTTCCTCTCTATTGGAAGTATTTTATCTTTTTTCTCTTTCTACACCAGGGAAGTTTTTCTTGCTATTTTGTCTTTATATATGATACTTGATTTTGTATTTTCGCTATCAATTGCCAAAAAGCTCAAAAGCCTAAAAGCTTTCTTTTTATCGTTCTTTGGGTTTTTGAGTTTGCATGTTTCTTATGGGTTGGGGTCAGTGGTTGGTTTTTTATTTGTTTTGTTTAGCGGGGGTAAAAAGCGATGA
- a CDS encoding UDP-3-O-(3-hydroxymyristoyl)glucosamine N-acyltransferase, with product MKLTELKNLLDVGEVFREGSFMALGKLNALSSRKTLVFLINEKYVEAIKNPLVSAVITKKELAKKISNFFDGGIIISENPKEAFYKIHEALIDTEFYVKPFKTFIDPSARIFPGVFIAEKNVKIGKNTIIYPNAVIWENVEIGQNCIIRAGTVIGTPGYEVVEIDGKRKVVKHAGKVIIGNNVELQANNAISKGLFITRNTEIHDEVKTDNLVHIAHGVKVGKRTKIAASAMIAGSVNIGEDVWIGPSAVVSSGITIGDKAAITLGAVVTKDVPQGARVSGNFAIDHAKFIKFIKSIR from the coding sequence TTGAAGCTGACAGAACTTAAGAACTTACTTGATGTAGGAGAAGTTTTTAGAGAAGGCAGTTTTATGGCGTTGGGTAAACTTAATGCTTTATCATCTAGAAAAACTTTGGTTTTTTTAATAAACGAAAAGTATGTTGAGGCTATTAAGAATCCTTTAGTATCTGCTGTTATCACAAAGAAAGAATTAGCAAAGAAAATATCCAATTTTTTCGATGGCGGAATAATTATTTCTGAAAATCCAAAAGAAGCTTTTTACAAAATACATGAAGCGCTGATTGATACGGAATTCTATGTCAAGCCTTTCAAAACATTTATAGATCCCTCAGCAAGAATTTTTCCAGGGGTTTTCATCGCTGAGAAAAATGTGAAAATAGGTAAAAATACAATTATATATCCAAATGCGGTTATTTGGGAGAACGTAGAAATTGGTCAAAATTGCATAATAAGGGCAGGAACAGTTATTGGTACTCCAGGATATGAAGTAGTAGAAATCGATGGAAAAAGAAAAGTTGTAAAACATGCTGGAAAAGTAATAATTGGTAATAATGTTGAACTTCAGGCGAACAATGCTATTTCAAAAGGATTATTCATAACAAGAAATACTGAAATCCATGATGAGGTTAAAACTGATAATTTGGTTCATATAGCTCATGGTGTAAAAGTTGGGAAGCGTACCAAAATTGCTGCAAGTGCAATGATAGCAGGAAGTGTAAATATCGGCGAAGATGTTTGGATAGGTCCATCTGCGGTAGTTTCAAGCGGAATAACTATTGGAGACAAAGCGGCGATTACCCTAGGAGCTGTGGTGACTAAAGATGTTCCTCAGGGAGCAAGAGTGTCTGGAAATTTTGCAATAGATCATGCGAAGTTTATTAAATTTATAAAATCAATAAGATAG
- a CDS encoding MarR family winged helix-turn-helix transcriptional regulator, whose protein sequence is MNINEFSFLNPSPDFREMSILRAITKNPDISQQRLSQISGVVPSMINRYLNDFENKGYIKKVGENRRNMQYVLTNTGKFRLQFLTISYLREIAKLYAQSREIFGKVLDKLLFEEYKKPLLYGAGIIGSILFDILQTEGIEPIGFVDDSKVKQGNMFHGLYVYSAEEAKELRYDVVIVASFRHSNDIANNAKNAGMKNIMVFTISEMGEVELANFK, encoded by the coding sequence ATGAACATAAATGAATTTTCTTTTTTGAATCCATCGCCTGATTTTCGCGAAATGAGCATCTTAAGGGCTATTACGAAAAATCCAGATATTTCTCAACAAAGGCTGTCGCAAATTTCCGGGGTAGTGCCCAGTATGATTAATCGCTATTTAAACGATTTTGAAAATAAAGGGTATATAAAGAAGGTAGGAGAAAACAGGAGAAATATGCAATATGTCTTGACAAATACCGGAAAATTTAGACTTCAGTTTCTCACCATTTCATATCTTCGTGAAATTGCCAAGCTCTATGCCCAATCCCGAGAAATATTTGGCAAGGTTCTGGACAAGCTTTTATTTGAAGAGTACAAAAAACCATTACTTTATGGTGCTGGAATTATAGGAAGCATCCTCTTTGATATTCTTCAAACAGAAGGCATTGAACCAATAGGATTTGTAGATGATTCGAAGGTTAAGCAAGGAAATATGTTTCATGGATTATATGTCTATTCAGCAGAAGAGGCAAAAGAGCTTCGATATGACGTGGTTATTGTTGCTTCTTTCAGGCACTCCAATGATATTGCCAATAACGCTAAAAATGCAGGAATGAAAAATATTATGGTTTTTACAATCTCAGAAATGGGAGAAGTTGAGCTTGCCAATTTTAAATAG
- a CDS encoding DegT/DnrJ/EryC1/StrS family aminotransferase, whose product MKIPLFDLTRQYAIIRQEILAEIDKVISSGRVILGENVQKLEKEIAELVGVKHGIGVANGSDALYIALKALGVGEGDYVITTPYTFFATASCITRNNATPIFVDIDPQTYNINLDQVEDVLKNHPQSEKIKALIPVHLFGQTVDLERLEVIRERYGIRILEDCAQSIGSTWKYADGTVKKSGSIGDVAIFSFFPTKNLGAYGDGGMIVTDDDKIAEFCRSFRVHGSKTKYVHEVVGINSRLDEIQAVILRVKLKHLNEYIEKRRKIAKWYGEEFKKSRGLWVVGLDYTSNQQSTTNNKFHLVVPPVPSDRSHVFHQYVVRFKGISGEKRNALRDYLSKQGIGTSIYYPMGLHQQKCFAYLNIPEGFLPETEKACEETLALPIFPELMKEEVEYVVNQIISYLGGD is encoded by the coding sequence ATGAAAATTCCATTGTTTGATTTGACAAGACAGTATGCAATTATAAGACAGGAGATTTTAGCAGAAATCGATAAAGTAATTAGTTCAGGAAGAGTTATTCTTGGGGAAAACGTTCAAAAGCTCGAAAAGGAAATTGCTGAATTAGTTGGTGTCAAGCATGGAATAGGTGTTGCCAATGGGTCTGATGCACTCTATATTGCCCTAAAAGCTCTTGGAGTTGGTGAAGGCGATTATGTCATAACAACACCATATACTTTTTTTGCTACTGCTAGTTGCATAACACGCAATAATGCTACTCCCATATTTGTGGATATAGATCCACAAACTTATAATATCAATCTTGACCAAGTTGAGGATGTACTAAAAAACCACCCACAAAGTGAGAAGATAAAAGCCCTGATTCCTGTACATCTATTTGGGCAGACAGTTGATCTAGAAAGATTAGAGGTTATCAGGGAAAGATATGGAATAAGAATTCTCGAAGACTGTGCTCAATCCATTGGTTCTACATGGAAATATGCCGATGGCACGGTGAAAAAGAGCGGTTCGATAGGGGATGTGGCCATCTTCTCATTCTTTCCAACAAAAAATTTAGGAGCTTACGGTGATGGAGGAATGATCGTTACTGATGATGATAAAATTGCCGAATTTTGCCGTAGTTTTCGTGTTCACGGTTCCAAAACTAAATACGTTCATGAAGTAGTAGGGATAAATTCCAGGCTTGATGAAATACAGGCAGTTATACTAAGGGTTAAATTAAAACATCTTAATGAATACATAGAGAAAAGAAGGAAAATAGCGAAATGGTATGGGGAAGAATTCAAAAAAAGTCGTGGGTTGTGGGTTGTAGGTTTAGATTATACGTCCAACCAACAATCTACAACCAACAACAAGTTCCATCTCGTTGTTCCCCCGGTTCCTTCTGATCGTTCACATGTTTTTCATCAATATGTTGTCAGGTTTAAAGGTATATCAGGAGAAAAGAGAAATGCTTTAAGGGATTACCTGTCAAAACAGGGGATAGGAACTTCTATTTATTATCCCATGGGGCTTCATCAGCAGAAATGTTTTGCATATCTGAACATTCCTGAAGGTTTTCTGCCCGAGACAGAAAAGGCGTGCGAAGAAACACTTGCTTTGCCTATATTCCCAGAGCTTATGAAAGAGGAAGTTGAATATGTAGTAAATCAAATTATAAGTTATCTCGGAGGTGATTGA